In the Deferribacter desulfuricans SSM1 genome, ATTTGCATAAAAAAGGGGTCGGTAGAATTTTAGTAGAAAAATGTATTGAAAAAGCAAAGGAAATTGGTGTTAAAAAAATTTTTGCTTTAACCTATCAAATTGAATTTTTTGCCAAATTGGGATTTAGAGTTGTAGATAAAAATGAATTACCAAAAAAGATTTGGTCGGATTGTTTAAAATGTTGTAAATTCCCAGATTGTGATGAAACTGCAATGATCAAGGAGATATAGATGAATTATTTGGATATTATAGAGTATGGTTTAAAATTGTATGATGATATCACAGTTTTAATAATAGAAAATGAAAGGAAAAAGGTTTCTGTAAAGCAGGGGGAGATAGAGGATTATAATATTGATAAAAGCAGGGATCATTTTATAAGATTGCTTAAGGATGGAAAACACTATGCTTTTAGGGTTTCTGAAGGCTCTTTTAATGATATAAAAAACATGTTAAATGAAGTAAAGGATGTTTTTGTCTATCTTCCTAAAGATAATTATCAGTTATTATGTAGCGATGATAAATACGAGAATCAACTTTA is a window encoding:
- a CDS encoding N-acetyltransferase codes for the protein MVRNALMTDAKFIQDLVNSYAKDGMMLPLSINEVYENILKYFVYEEDGKVIGCCALYPSWEDLAEIRSLAVDKNLHKKGVGRILVEKCIEKAKEIGVKKIFALTYQIEFFAKLGFRVVDKNELPKKIWSDCLKCCKFPDCDETAMIKEI